A window of Nicotiana sylvestris chromosome 8, ASM39365v2, whole genome shotgun sequence genomic DNA:
ataccaatagattccttatctcctcacgagttcatacatatcaaaagttctcaaatccgaccacaaatggcccttcaaatcctccatcaaaagtctaagtttccaagccctagttcttcaatttttagcttaatttccatgattttctaagTGGAATTCACATACTAATCaaatttaagtccaagaatcttacctccaagtgatttctcttgaattcctcttcaatcttctttaaaaatctccaaaaatgaccaactatggaggaaataaacctcacattcgcggacaagacgaccttttaaaccttctgcacAGGCCtaatttccttcatcgcgatcgcggaaaaaTTCAGATCACAAaaattactctatgcgatcgcatgaaATCCCCCGTGAACGCGATGCCCAAGCAACTAACTCTACGCGATCACGGACTGCCCACCGCGTTCGCAATGAATCCACttaactctatgcgaacgcgaccacctCCTCGCGTTCGCAATGACCCAGCTCCTCACAATATGCGATCGCCACTCCTCCTTTACGAACGCATAGAACAAAATGGACTGCTCCTCAAAAATCTCTACGCGATCGCAGGAacccctacgcgatcgcgaagaaggattctctgcaacagctgaacctgcaattctgcaacatcaccaaggcatgaaatggtccgattgaccatccgaaactcacctgaggccccggggacctcaactaaaggcaccaccatatcctaaaaccttattcaaacttgtaccaatcttcaaaattgcctcaaacaacatcaaatcaatcaaaactcatcagattcaaaccaaactttccaaaatctttcgaattccgcttttgatcaaaaactcaaccaaaccacgtccgaatgacctgaaattttgctcacacatcctaaatgacacaacagagctactgcaactctcgaaattccattccggcccctatatcaaaatctcacctaccaaccgaaaatcgccaaaatatcaacttcgccaattcaagcctaaatctactctggccctctaaaactcattccgaccacgctcttaagtcccaaatcaccccccccccccaaagctaaccaaaccaccggaactcatatccgagccctctaacacataagtcaatatccgattgacttttccaacttaaactttcttaaaagagactaagtatctcaaaccttaccaaaattattccggattcgatccgaccaacctgataccacaaaacacggatgaacaaagcataaagaagcaaaaatgggagaaacggagcggtaactcatgagacgactggtcagGTCGTCACACCGGGCCACACTTCAGATAGAAAACTTCACAAATTTTTACTACTTTAGTCCCCTATATCTGAAATGTATTTTGAAGTAGATAAATTTATAAAATTTGGTATATTGTGAGTATAACTTAAATAATGGCCCCAAAGAGTATAAAGTTATCGGATTTTTACATACAtatacactattggaaactttattattaagaatgttCATCTTTAGTTAATTACCCGATCtaaacaaattttgtttaaagaATATATATACTTCACCTTAAAAGACTTTCAATCTATTATTAGTGCATTCATTCAAGAGATTTAGTTatacctttttccttttttctctcctctTTCCCCTTTACTCTCTAGATCTTTTACCCTTGCAGCAATTTGGTGATCAAGTCAGTGGACAACTCTTTCATATGGTTGATCATGTAACCATGTCTTAATAGTACTTACAACTTTGTGTTATTTCTTCTAatactttttcttcttcttctttttaaccCTCAGTTTTACGTTGGAATTTAGTAAGAATTCCTCTATAATTTACAGGAAGATTAGGTTAATATTTGGGGACAACTTTTTACAAGTTCTTTTTATCCAGGATAAAaccaaaattttaatttaaatccttaaaatggAATCAGACTCTATTCCCTGTCCATCAAGTCATTTAATTATTATCCAATTAAGAACTTGTTGAAGTTGCTATTCAAAATACAAAATGAGAAGGGCAGCCATTTCCAAAGAATTATATCCTATGCTTTTCACTTTCTTTAGGTAGGAGCAATAATTAATAGGACAGCCCTAGTTGGATATAATATATCTGGAGGGCATTATTCTACAAATCATACTCAACAATGGTTATACTTTTTCCTGCAAAATAAGATGGAATCCTTCTGGCATGTAATGCTGAAGATAGGTAAGTTTACCTTTTATGAGAAGTCGATCTGAATTAAGTTGCAAGGTATTTCATGAAATTAAGTAATGTTTTAAACAGTTTTAACACGTTTAGGCAAAGAGCTTAAAAGCACAATGTAAAAGCACAACTAATCTATAACTTATTTATAACTTTCATATATTATTTCTAcatagttaaatacaactacaatatcataccacttacatacaatttttatacaaattttatacaacatgtcttttgtatattttgtatctgatttatacatagtaaaaataaatttcatacaactaattatatattatacaacttattcatagcttatctacaattttcatacattatttctacccagttatatacaactacaatatcatacaacttaaatacaatttttatacaatattgctcaactttcatacaatatttaaataatatatatatatatatatatatatatatatatatatatatatatatatataaacaacataatacaatttttctacaatttctgcaatataatgtatgtcatgtcttcttcttcttcttcttcttcttcttcttcttcttcttcttcttcttcgagtttcaatctgaaattcagccaaaatgaagtctaatcttcaccaaaacaccctcaaaattgagatataaaccccaaaccatattcccaattgtttgcaacaacacctaatccaaataaataatggtttttgaaaatccaaattcgaattcaaagcttcaaagctttttaatggttgtcaatggtggaagtgttgttctcttttcctttactttacattactggaattagggatagagagatagagagagacgtagagagaattttCAATTATTTGCAATAACActtaattcaaacaaataatattttttgaaaacccaaattcgaattcaaagctttttaatggttgtcaatggtggaattgctgctctctttttctttgctcaacattactggaattagggattgagagatagagagagacgtagagagagagagagagagagagagagagagagagagagagcatgaGGGAGAAAGAATAAGGATGGGAAATAATTGATTCctaatataaagggatactcatttaattcctaaagtgtatataaataattgaaagaattacaagaaaatacatatgacttcacaccataacaaaaaatggcccatgtttttaagttttacctgACCTAGCCcacattgtacatattttgaaagcactagcaaattcaaaatatgtgttcttacaatcattacttctaaaagctatggagttaaatctGTGTTCTCACAACCGTtgttttcactctctcttcttctcacatcttctacataggCTTCAAGGGGCCATGTATTTTCTGCTTTTCCTCTTGTGTCACCtgcttgcaatgtaagaaaattgaagagtagagTCCACCATTGAAGACCAAGCTTTACTTTCGAAAATGGATTTTTTTGAATttattagttgtttggattgggtgttgttccaattgattgaaaatatcataaggagttcaaaattaaaatttgaagtgatttggagtagatttgaattaaatttttagaaaagacgcaaggaaaaagacgaagtcagttttttttttataattatgtataatcttgtataatactgtatatgagtgtagaaacacaccttatacactattatacacttttatacacctttatacaagcatCTGTAGATGAACTTCTGCCACAATTTTCAGttacaattcttgttcaaaaccagtccaaatctccattaaatgacttaaaattttatatacaacctccttatactatttctaacaagtctaaaataACATCCACTCTAAATTTCTCACAATatcaaattcgaaatttaaacccacatatttaagcttattaaaaatctaatttttcaccacccaaatgaatttggtttgttgaattGATATTTGAAtcacagttactgattcgaaaattaatttaaaagcttgagcaatctttttttaaaattaaatagtaaATTTGAGAACCTatggagttggatgttgaattttagcctattatttttgggctagttggctgtaaattgaaatatgagctataaaattgaaaagtatggAGCGCAGTTGttctaatgtgaaatttttcctataAAATTGGTAAATTTGTGTATATGATACaattaaattgaaacttgagtagggaggacaataaagtttccaatagtgtataggtgataataggtgaatttaactatattcaggccctaaataactgccttcttgcatagttttaataataaaagtgataacaaaatgctcttattagtgcttttcatgatttgcaggttatatatgactagggaaggctagggagcacttttggagtcaaaaagaatgaagaaagagaGGCCAACCGTGAAATGTCCCAAGTGAACCACGCAAAAACAGGCTGAAGAATCAGAAAAATGACTCtgtcgcggttccaccgcgaccgcggcagaaccgcggtgacGGATGCTCGCGGACAGAAGGAGATTCAGAGGAGCTGTTTGGCCGTGGTTCCACCGCGAcggcggcagaaccgcggcaggaggcggaaatttcagggactaaagtgcaaaacacgggattttaacCCAAAactctattttaaacactagacttcgcccaagagagggatgtattgatttttagagtatcttggcaagaaaaacaattgtgagagatcacccaaaacatctttcttcttttctttgattttgattgctagtttatgatggatcttatcttagtttgtttacccatagttatgagtagctaaatcttttgtctaaggttttgatggaacctattgggggatgaacttcttgtttatgtgaatacaaattgctagtttcaatctttatttattcaactatgttcttgttgtagttaattgacaggatcctcaattagctgtgcctatttagtgtgcataactcgggagagagtgcatatttaggttattgttgaataacaccactcctaaagtataagaggaatctataactgcgggtttaaaggcgggattagggataacgaagccttgggtgcaatcttaagtgaactgtgttaattaaagctagctagtgtatctcgggagagtgcaatagtatattactgtgattactcgggagagatttacggtaagaaaagtgttcatgattgatagaggtgtgttggtaaatttgtatgaagcataaacagaagggattccatcaataggggaaatctttaccttagctttttctcatcattgtttacaaccttagcattttagtttacagcttgttatttacttgcaatcttagttagtaaagaaaccttcaactgtgattcaaaagtttgggaaattggttctcaagagtttagtgggtctaaagattgtgattgataggttaactctctgtggattcgaccctgggcgtaatactcgggttatatttgcaacgtccgcagagTCCTTTTTAGagggcatagttgggcgtgatcaaattttggcgccgttgccggggacttaacggaattatcaattaccattgatagaaatacaaaaattcttagtgtaagCAGTTTCTCTACACCCAATTTTTGATTGAAACATTTGACGGTTTTTGACTTGGTTgcacaggtgtatgcctagaaactctTCTAGGACTGGAGAActacttgaaggactctcagacccTGAGAAAATATTCAGGGCATTGAACCGTGCCAACAGAAGACTTCAACCACCTCAACAAATAGACAAATTCGAAGCTGACATGGGAGATGCAATCGACCCCAACGGAAACGGCAGGCATGAGCAAGTCAACTTGAATGTCAGAGAAGCGGCACCTCTGGTGCCCGAGGGTGCACTGTATGACTGGGCATAACCCACAGCTGACAATCTGGCCACTGCCATTGTTGTGCCCGCGATACAAGCTGAATCGTTCCAGATCACGAACAACATGTTGCACTtgctgcaaaacaagggactctTCTTTGGGACACAACTTGAAGATCCTCAGCAACACCTGAAGAACTTCCAGTCAATCTGCAAGACCCAGAGGCAGCCCAATGTCACTCCAGAGGCTATCAGGCTATTATTGTTCCCATTCTCGGTGATAGGAGCTGCACAGGtgtggctaaactcactccccataaattCTATAGCAACGtgggatgagttagtcaagcAGTTTCATAACaagtttcatccacccaacaaaactgcccaacaaattgatgagatcgTGAGCTTCAAGCAGAAACCGATAgagacactgcatgaaacatgggGCAGGTTCAAAGGAGTGTTGGTTATGTGTCCACATCATGGTATTCCAGAACAGATGTTGGGACAACAATTTTATATGGGACTGTCAGATGGGTTGAAGAATATTATAGATGCCTCAGCTGGTGGGGCATTCCTGAGCAAGACATGGAGTGAAGGTCAGAGTTTACTAGATAAAATGGcacagaattcgggatggacatcCAGGAATGCACCCATCACTCCAGTGGTGCACTCCGTGCCTCTTGATCCTTCAAACactatggctgaaaatatggcgACTCTCTTGACACAAATGAGCAttctcaccaaaaaggtggaggaaTCAGGGCAAAAACAGCAGGTACACatagtagatactaccaatgggggcctgtgcacatcttgcattagtcagccaattggtaatcCTTGGAATACAGAGCTTGATCATCATCAGCAGCACCCTGAAGATATGAACTATGTTGCTAACTATGGGGGTCAGAGACAGGGAAATCAGAACTGGGGTCAGCAGACTCAGCAGCAGTACAGACCACCTCAGCCACAATATAACGCcggaaacatgggaggtatgagaccccccAACAACATGGCATTGTATCCTAGACCACAGGGGTACAACAATCAGCAGCAGGGGTACCACCCTCTTCAGTAGCAGCATGGTGGAAGACAGGacgatgggtttgctagactggaagcaatgatgcagcaggttattgggtccaTTGCGAAGATAAACGAGAGAATAGATGTACATGACGCAGCTATCAAAAATATTGAAGTGCAAGTGGGCCAAATTTCaatgtctctgaacaatcgtcctcaAGGGACGCTACCTGCAGATACCCAAATCAATCCTAAAGATCAGggcccgaagcagctgatggcggtGAGTCTCCGTAACGGCAGGGATCTCGACGaagagcaagagagagctcgtgacAATATACAGGCTGAGACACTCATTCAGGTACCCATTGAGCTGGATGAATACACAAGGTTGACAGATGTGACAGTCCAGCCTGCTCAGGAAGAAAAGAATACTCTGCAGGAGACCGAGAAAGTTGTTGAAGCAGTTGAAGAGCCGGTAGTAGAGATAGTAGCCGAGAAAGAAAATTCCCAAGTGATTGGAAAGAAAAGCCCTCCTCCACCATTTCCACAGAGGTTAGCCAAGCATCAAAAGGAGGAGCAGTACAAAAAGTTCTTTGAGATGCTCAAGCAAATttaggtaaatattccattgattgaagCCTTAAAGGAGATGCCTGGATACGCAATAATGATGAAAGACTTAATGTCCCGGAaatttgatttccaagacttggatACGGTGACACTTACTCAGACGTGCAGTGCAGTGGTAACTAGACCTGTTGCTGAAAAGCTCTCTAATCCAGGGAGTTTTACTATTCCATGTACAATTGGAAACTTTGCTTTTGCAAAAGCACTCTGTGATTTAGGGGCCAGcattaatcttatgcccctggtcaTTAACAAGAGGTTGGGCATTgggagagctagacccacctctatgttgttgcagctggctgacaggactGTGAAGCGTCCATTTGGGATCCTGGATGATGTACTTATTCAGGTGGGGAAAttcgtgttccctgcagattttgtaatattggattgcaaggtggatgaagaaattcctatCATCTTAGGAAGACCTTTCTTGTCCACAGGGAGAGCTCTTATTGATTGTGATATCGGGGAGCTTAAGATGAGGCTCAATGACGAAGAGATCatattcaatgtgcagaaatctatgaggcgccCAAGTGAGTTCGcaaattgctctcttattgatgtcgtggatgtaatcgtacAGTCTGATGATGAAGTGTTGATGATTGAGGATCCCCTCGCTGCATGTTTGACGAATTTGGAGGAAGTGAACGGTGAGGACTTGgcagaatgggtgttggcattggaaggtagagggttctgggatagaaAACTAGAGTTCGAGCCCCTACACTTAGGAaagagagaaactcctccagctaagccatccattgaagaaccacCGAAGCTGAAACTAAAGCCATTGCCAACCCACCTTGGGTATAAATTTCTGGGACCCGACTCCActctacctgttattatctcatctggtttgttagatgtgcaggtccAACAGCTTTTACAGGTATTGAAGGAGTGCAAAACTgtcattgggtggaccatggtaGACATCAAGGGGATCAGCCCCGCTTACTGCATGCATAAGATTCTactggaagaggggcacaaaccttccagggaacatcagaggaggctgaacccaaatatgaaggaagtggtgaagaaggaggtgataaagtggttagatgcgggaatcattttcccaatctctgacagcagctgggttagcccagttcaatgtgtgcCTAAGAACGGTGGCATAACGGTTGTGaagaatgacaacaatgaactaatCTCAACGAGAACCatcacaggctggagaatttgcatggattatcgaaagttgaatctagccacccggaaaaaccacttcccacttcccttcatcgATCAGATGCTGgatagattggcagggaggtcacacttttgttttctggatgggtactcagggtacaatcagatttcCATTGCACCTGAGGAccgagagaagacctccttcatatgcccttatggcatttatgcctttaggaggatgccctttggcttatgcaatgcacccgccacattccaacggtgcatgatggccatattcactgacatggttgaggatataatggaggtgttcatggatgacttcttagTGGTGGGaagttcatttgatgagtgcctagTAAATCTGACGCATGTGCTGAAACGGTGCATCGAGACTAATCTGATgctgaactgggagaagtgccatttcatggtacaagaaggcatagtcttggggcatcGGGTGTCAAGCAAGGGAATAGAAGTAGATCGAGCAAAGGTTAATGTAATAGCAAAGCTGCCTCAACCAACTTCGGTCAAAGCAATCAGAAGTTTTCTTGGACATGTCGGTTTCTACCGgcggttcataaaagacttctccaaaATCACCAAACCTCTCTGTAAGTTATTAGAGAAAGATCACCCGTTTGTATTTTTTGATGATTGCAGGATAGCGTTTGAGGAGTTGAAGCAGAGGTTGGTCacagcacccatcattgttgcccccaactgggagcaaccattcgaactaatgtgtgacgctagtgactatgcagtgggggcagtgctgggCCAGCGGAAGGACAAATTGATGCACCCTATCTACTATGCCAGcagaacgctgagtggagcccagttgaactatacggtgactgaaaaggagatgctaGCTGTGGTGTTCGCATTCGACAAGTTCTGATCCTACCTGATAGGATCAAAGGTAATCATCTACACTGACCATGCCGCTCTCAGatacttaatagaaaagaaagactCTAAGCCatgcctgattcgttgggtgttgctgctgcaagagttcgatcttgaaaTACGTAATCGCAAGGGCACTGAGAATCAAGTCGCTGATCActtatcacgacttgagggagctgaaaatgcaactaaagttgaggaaattctggAAAATTTTCCAGACGAGCAACTGCTCGCCATAACTCATcaggaagcgccatggtatgcgGACTTGGCCAATTACCTGGCCAGTGGTATAGTTCCTCACGACCTTTCATCGGTCCAGAGGAAGCGATTTTTTCGTGAAAGCCGCTTGTACTATTGGGACGAGCCCTATCTCTTTAGAATATGATTGGATAACATGATCCGGAGATGCGtctccgagatagaacaatcttctattttgcaggcttgtcatgcatcggcttatggtggacactttggagggatCAAGACAGCAGCAAAGGTGCTAGAAGCCGGATTTTTCTGGCCGACTGTGTTTAAAGATGCTCACTCATGGGTGAAGGGTTGTAATGAATGTCAACgcaccgggaacatttcccggcgccacgagatgcccatgaacccaattcaggagATAGAAGTGTTCGACGTCTGggggattgatttcatgggtcccttcgtcagctcctatggcaataagtacatcCTTGTTGTTGTAGACTATGTGTCCAAGTGGGTGGAAGCTGTAGCATTGCCCACCAATGATGCGAAAGTGGTGGTGggatttctaaagaagaacatattcacccgctttgggacaccacgtgcgattatcagtgacggaggcactcacttctgcaatagagccttcgagaagttgcttataaaatacgatgtgcgccacaaggtggctactccATACCACCCGCAAACTAGTGGGCAGGTTGAGGTAtccaatagggaaatcaagagtgtgttaacgaaaactgtgaacgccacaagaactgattgggcaaggaagctagatgatgcactctgggcctatagAACAGCTTTCAagacaccaattggtatgtcaccatacaagttagtGTTTGGGAAGGCCTGTCACTTACCTGTAGAACTCGAGCATAAAGCGTGGTGGGCACTCAAACAACTAAACTTAGACATGGAATATGCAGGCACGTCAATAGTCACAaaattgcatgagctcgaggaGTTCAGGTAttttgcttttgagagcacaaggctTTACAAAGAAAGAATGAAGAGGCTACACGAtcagaacattgttgagcgaaATTTCAAACCTGGGGACATGGTACTGCAATACAACTCAAGACTGAGGTTGTTCCCGGGTAAGAtgaagtcacgatggtctggacccTTTCAAGTAGTTGAAGTTTTCCAGTCAGGAGCGGTTGACGTCACCACTGAGAATGACTCtcgtacatttagagtcaatagTCAGAGATTGAAGTTGTATGTGGGTATGAGCGAGCCCAAGGAAGGGTCTCAACTGCAGTTGACTGAACCACAGAGGTCGAGCGAGATTTAACTGCACTCATCTGGgttgtgccgcgacgttaaatcaggtgctgcatgggaggcaacccatgaaattgttgtaagtgtaactctccctaaaataaaaaaaaattaaaaaaaacgtCAGAATTAGAGACGAGGTCCAACCGCGGTACTGACCCTTCTCTGAACCCAGGCCGTCGCGGTTACACCACGATCGCGGTACAACCGCGGTCAGGGAGACCCTCTGAACTTGCTCTACTGCGGTCCTAcagcgaccgcggcagaaccgcggcagacGCAGACGGGGTCCAGGTAAGGTTTTCGTTTTACATTTTTCTCTTTTCACCTTTTACCcaaaatacccccccccccccaactaaCCCCCCCCCCAATTCGCCCAGCTTCAGCAAAACACCCCCCCAATCCCTTCTATCTAATTTCTCTCCCACTTCTCTCTatcttctcttttctcttctcatcttcacATCACTCCATTACCATCCTCCCCTACTATCCACCTTCTTCATCCACTTTCCCTCAACCAAACAAGTAagtttctctttctctctctctatttcATCTTCTAACTTAGTATACTTTAGCATAATTGTATTTAGTTTAACCCTAGGTAGGGTTAGTATAACTTTTGTcaatttttgctttctttcatggtttttttttgttgtttggtACTGTTGTGAAATTGTTTGGTGCCATAGTGTGTGGGCCTTCATGGTGTTTATGATGTTTTAGCCTAGAAATCATTTTTTGGGGTATAGTTGTATTATGCCCATGTGGGTCGAAATATTGGAATTTTTGTGATATTATAGGGCGGGTTATACCCACTCCTAATTAGGGGGTGTTATACTTGGTGATTGGGGGTGTTGTCACTGTTTGATAATATGTGCAGGAGTAGTGTGGGGTGGTGTAGGCCGAATGTTGTAAGTAGTTCTGTTGTGAGGCCTCTGTGGAGATTGTAACCTTCCCTACCTTGCTTGTGTGGCTAGTCTGCCAAGATAAACTTAATGGGGATGGTGTTTTTGGTGCCATCGGGTGgcgaagtctgagtacccatctGACGGACACTAATTAGGATGAATTTGATGGTTATGAATTTTCCTGACTCATTGCAGGTATTATGGCCCGTAAAAAGCAAAAGAGAGGGGCAGGCACATCCCAACAGCCGACATATGACGAGTCTAGGTTTGAATCAAAATGAGCGGAGGATGATTTTAATGCCAAGGCTGGTAAGAACTTCATTCAGGAGTTGCAAATTGACCGGGCAGACCTCCACGTGGAACAGGAGGAAATGTATGAAGAAATTCGAAGGCGAGAAATGGAATTCCTCTTTGATGATCCCGGCCCAGCGAACCGGATGATGGTTAGGGAGTTCTACACGAACTGCCCAGCACATATGCTGCGGGAGGTGACTGTGCG
This region includes:
- the LOC138874725 gene encoding uncharacterized protein — encoded protein: MLHLLQNKGLFFGTQLEDPQQHLKNFQSICKTQRQPNVTPEAIRLLLFPFSVIGAAQVWLNSLPINSIATWDELVKQFHNKFHPPNKTAQQIDEIVSFKQKPIETLHETWGRFKGVLVMCPHHGIPEQMLGQQFYMGLSDGLKNIIDASAGGAFLSKTWSEGQSLLDKMAQNSGWTSRNAPITPVVHSVPLDPSNTMAENMATLLTQMSILTKKVEESGQKQQVHIVDTTNGGLCTSCISQPIGNPWNTELDHHQQHPEDMNYVANYGGQRQGNQNWGQQTQQQYRPPQPQYNAGNMGGMRPPNNMALYPRPQGYNNQQQGYHPLQ